AAGCGTCATGTTGGAATCCCCTTTTAACATTTCGGTAATTAGAATATATCACCATTACCAAAACGGAAAAATATTTTTGCCAAAAAGGTAAAAAGAATATTGACTTTGCCGTATTGGTAAAGTATGATTAGGTCAAGATTTACCGATTCGGCAAAATGAAGGGGTGTGTAACGTGAAGGTAGATCTTCAGAAGATTAAAAGATTACGGATTGAAAACAATCTATCGCTCGAAGATATGGCGGCTTATCTGGGATATAAAACGGCCACTGGCTATTATTACGCCGAATCGGGAAGGTGCAAGTTTAAGCCGCATCACATCCCAATGATCGCCAATAAGTTTGAAATTCCGATGGAACAGCTTTTTTGTGAAGATGAATTTGCCAAAATGGCAAAAGATGAACAATCGGCCAGCACGGCATAGGGGGTGAGTCGCCGCAGTTACGACGACTACTGGTTCGTCAAAACACGCTTG
This portion of the Effusibacillus pohliae DSM 22757 genome encodes:
- a CDS encoding helix-turn-helix domain-containing protein, with translation MKVDLQKIKRLRIENNLSLEDMAAYLGYKTATGYYYAESGRCKFKPHHIPMIANKFEIPMEQLFCEDEFAKMAKDEQSASTA